The Salvia splendens isolate huo1 chromosome 20, SspV2, whole genome shotgun sequence nucleotide sequence tgagtcggagtgtggccgggtttaccagccgcatcctcccgcaccctgaaatacccgtatcgacgctctaaagcgcccacgatacgcagaaagagcggacgatgcatcctaaaacgtcttCGGAACACGTTCTCCCCAAATCGtggctccggagcgaagtaatccttgtacaaccgacggtgtgcagcgaggtggtctcagggtactatagatcgacgatggatgggtggAGGTACCGCCGGCGCCAAGGCCGCCTGTATCTCCCTCTCCgctgcctcccgcacacgtgcatgaattcGCCTCATAATGTCatcatatcccccaccactaccacccgcaccgCTACCgcccgcaccactaccactaccactaccactaccagccattctggatatataaaagaaacgtagagagagatactcgttaatacaagtggtgcgaatgaaatgaaattcagcgagccgtatttatagaatttttgaaaaaaaaaataaaataatcgggatgtccgtggggtcaacgcaatggcggacgtccgcaaaGACGTCGTGACGGACGTCCagggaacgccgcggaactccggtgtccgcagcggacgtccgtatccgcgtcacctttgcacaatggcggacgtacgggcgccattgcggatgctcttagcctGCTTATAAAAATGACATCATCAATACGCACTCGACGATACAACACCTGGACGAAACACGTTTAGTTAGTCCGTTTATGAAAATGACATCATCAATATACACAAACCGGTACAAAAGACAAAACACCATTGAGCTATACAAGATGGTAGCATCTTCCTCTAAAACCCCAAATAATTATGTTATTCATCCATGTTGTATGCCCCATCTACTACAGATTATAAACATTCAAACATTTCTATATTTCCTAAACACTAACAACATCATAGAGTCACTGCCCCAAATCTGGCTACAAACCACCTCTGCATAAAATTTCTGCGCCTAACGCGTCCAGAATCTGAGCCTCACCGGGCAGATATCTCTCAAGGCACCAAAAACGGGAGCAGCATAACGCTGATCAAGATCTCCACGATCCACGctgtttataaataaataaacaaagaaGTTGTAGTGAGACTGCCCCCAGCCTAGTAAAGGCGAAAGCAAACGAAAAAGAGTGTTAAGTGGTCAGGACGACTTTGGAAGCTTGTTACAGTTCGCTGGCGCCCATCCCACTTGCTTCCTCTCGTTGTCGTAGATCACCAGTTTGTCTTGCAGGAAAATATCTGCATGTTTATCACATATCAGATTGCAAGAAATACGGGGTTATTAGCTCATTGGGCTGGGATGTGTCGAGAATTCCTACCTCCGATCACGTTCAGATTTTCTAACCCGACCTCTCCACCGTTGAGAATGCCTAAGCAGACATTGCCTTGTTCCTGAATCAAGAAAGTGTGAGTCTTTAGCTTCCAAGATCAACTTTGTTGAAAGATAGGTGAGTCGAGCTACTCACTGTAACAACAAGGTAAGATTCCGGGGCGAGATGAAGCTGCACATTTTTGGCATTCGTGAAGCTCAGAGCCAAAGGCTTGAAGTGGTTAGCAGCATCAACAACCGACTTGAAGGGCTTAGCGCCTTTCCAACAGATGGGAAGGCTTTTATCCTCAACTGCATCTTTCAGCTGCTTTCCGTTTAAGTTGCCTTTTATCTGGGAAGATTTAAGTTTGTTAGACAACATATACAGAGCTTAAAACAAACCATCCAAACCAAAACACACCAAGGAAACGAGAGCGTTGTATGCTGGAGAGCTGAAGTACGTGTAAGTGCTTCCACTATCGAAAACTATGGGAAGGCCCTTAATATTAGTGGCTTGACCACCAATCTGGAGGTTGGCTGGTCCTAAGGCGTAGTATTTCCTGAATAACGATAGGAGGATAGTAAGCAATAGGAATCGGGAATATCATATTAGCTTGCATCTTTACAGATTATGAAACTTACGATTGGCTCAATAGTGGTGTCCAAACAATCCCCAAATTAGGGAGAAAATCATCTCCAAAGAAGAGAAACCCTCCACCTTGTCGGCTTAGACAGTGACCTACGACGTTTTGTATCAAACCCATGTTCCGTAGCTGAGCTAGGATGCTCGATTTTCCCAGGCCTAGTCCGAGGACTCCATCCGTGTAAGGTAGATGGGCCGTGTCTTGAACTTCTTGGTTGTATCCACATCTAGACACATTCAAGAACATATAAGTAGCTGAATTGGAGGCATAAGCTATCTAACATGATAAACAGAAAAAACTAGTCCAAAACTATCTAAAACAACCCATCGACTTACACCCAAAAATAATGAGTTTGTTAGTAAAAATAGAAATTGGTTCGATTAGGATAAAAAAAAGTGGAAGTACAAGTATTATAGATAGTATGAGATATTTTTCGGGTGAGTTTAGCCTAAAAAAAATACAGCCTTGATTGAAGctaaaaaaaagcaaaagataGTCCTCACCCAAATGCCAGCTTTGGAGCAACAATGGTGCCATTGGTAAACCTAAGCGGAAACGAGTCCTTAACCATCACGCCCAAAGATGAACCATGGTCGGCATAATCCACCTCGTAATCACACTGCTCCTCCGGTGATTGGCACTTATGGTTCCCCGGGCCGTGGAGCGAGATACACACAGGGTCGATGCACGTGATGAGGTTTCTTTTGGGTTTGTAAAGACTGTGAGGAGCCTGAGAAATGTCTAGCAAAGTATAAGCATGTCTTCTCAAAACAATTCAACTCTAAACTAACGTCGAGCAAGAAGGGTTACCGGGGTGCATTTCGTGCAAGGTGCATCGCACTGAAGCCATGTGAGATCGCTGCCAGTATCGATATCAAGAAAGTACTGCTTCGGAGGCTGCCCCACATTCATTGTTACATGGTAGTACCTATGATGTAAAcaataaattgaaatttagAACTAGATGGAACTCATGTTTCATCCACTGATGCAGATCAACATCAAAGTTTGATCATTTCCATCAAGAAATGTACTGATTAATAGTGATAATGAATTAATGATCTCAATCAAAACATCCAAATACAGATTCCTGAAATAAATACTTCTACAAACTTATTTACCAAATCAAAACACACTGATTCCATAAATCAGACCTAATTCCTTTAGCTCACAAACATGAAAAATCAGCAAAATGGTCTCACAgtttaaacataaaaaaacaaaattaaacaaaaaaggCCCTTAATTTTCAGAACATCATAACTATATATTCAAGAACAAAACATCAAACAGGTGGGGAGCACATTCCCCCAAAATCACAACAGGAGAATTTTTCATTATTCCAAACAAATTGAAGAAAACGAAGTACCCTTTTGGATAAACATTTCCGGAGAGGGAGAAAATCAGAGAGGAGCGGAAGCCTCTGCCGGATTTCAATACGGTTTTGGTGAAAGTTTGAGGCTGGAATGATGCAGTTGCAATCCATGTGAGAAGGCACAACACCAATGCTTTGAGGTACAACTCTCTATGCATGCTGAAATTGATGGGTATTCAATTCAAGTAAAAGGGATTTAGGATTCTGAAGAGGAGAAAAAGGGATAATTTTTGTTAGAACGAAAAAGACTTGATTTTTACGCTCAGTCAGTGGGATTTTGGGAGAGAATTTAAAGAAATGAAATCACTTGGAAGTTAGTATGTGAGGTTTGTATCTGTATTAAATTAAAGCGATTGGTATAttagaaaaatgaaatgtttgCATCATGATTTTGAGTGATCTTGGAAAATGTCCATTTGTACGCGGTAACCAAGACATATTACGCGCTTGGACTATAGTAACGACTATtcttaatttcattttctagtgttttttttattaaattaatgcgATGATGTAATTTTTGGACAAATTTCAACCAAGTTTGATGGGGAAATTCTTTTTCTACTTCTTCTTCCATTGGAACCACattggtaaaaaaaatttatcaccTAATAAAAattccataaataaaaataatttatttttatattttttttactttattctctttttacttAATACACAActaataatattaatactacTAATGAAGTTTTAACTTTAACCAAGGAAGGCAAACATTTCCTGGGATGAATAGAGCataagaaaagaaataatactCGATTAATGGATTATTACTTTTGTCTATTCCCATTAATTTTTGTTTGGAGAAGATCTCGGAGGATCACGAGGAATATGCTCTCAATCTCGGAAGATCTCGGAGATAGGCAAGATTATAACCTGCCAAACATAGAAGATGCCGATCAATGTAAATTAATAGTTTTCCTTGTATAACTTATCCTAGTACTATATAATAGTACCTAATGTATGATATTTGATGAATGAAAAAGATTATCCCTTCTCTACCAATCTCGACCTATTTCATCATGGCATCAGAGCAGGCTATATGTCGGCTGAGATAAATCTCATCATAGCCGAATGAAAAAACTACCCGTTGTGGTCGAGACTTATGAAAGTCAAGATAGGCGGCCGAGGCGCCTACTCACACATCCGGAAAGAACCCCCAGAACCAGGGAGCAGAGGGTACGATGACTGGGAAGAGGATGATTTGGTGGTATTCTCGTGGATCGTCGACAACATTGAGATGAAATTATCACCGATTTCGCTCACCATCAAACATCCAAGGCACTGTGGGATAG carries:
- the LOC121782454 gene encoding aspartic proteinase Asp1-like, coding for MHRELYLKALVLCLLTWIATASFQPQTFTKTVLKSGRGFRSSLIFSLSGNVYPKGYYHVTMNVGQPPKQYFLDIDTGSDLTWLQCDAPCTKCTPAPHSLYKPKRNLITCIDPVCISLHGPGNHKCQSPEEQCDYEVDYADHGSSLGVMVKDSFPLRFTNGTIVAPKLAFGCGYNQEVQDTAHLPYTDGVLGLGLGKSSILAQLRNMGLIQNVVGHCLSRQGGGFLFFGDDFLPNLGIVWTPLLSQSKYYALGPANLQIGGQATNIKGLPIVFDSGSTYTYFSSPAYNALVSLIKGNLNGKQLKDAVEDKSLPICWKGAKPFKSVVDAANHFKPLALSFTNAKNVQLHLAPESYLVVTEQGNVCLGILNGGEVGLENLNVIGDIFLQDKLVIYDNERKQVGWAPANCNKLPNVDRGDLDQRYAAPVFGALRDICPVRLRFWTR